Sequence from the Candidatus Obscuribacterales bacterium genome:
AGTGTCATTAACCTTGGCATCCTCCAGATAATACCCACCGGTCTTGCAATCTTTGAAGAGCTGTTCGATGTCCCAACGACAACGATAGACCGCTAGCGCTTGTTTCAAGGTGGGCAAATTAGTCAGGACATACCACGGTTCTCTAGACCCCGTTTGACGGTACTTTCGCTTCCAATAGACGGCTATGTTAAAGGGGCCAAGACCATTACTTTATTGCACAAAACGCCTTGATAAAACCGAGACTGTCCTGGCTTGAAGCCCAGATCTCTGAGCACGTGGTACTCAGTGTCAGGATGGGTCGATCGCATCTTCAGTCTGTCCTAGCGCTTCTAAAAGAATACCTTTGTAATACCAAGCAACTAGTTGAGATAATAAAATGCGAGTCCCTGTCCGGTGTAGGCAGGTGCATGGGTGGGATTGAGGGCGATCGCCTGGTCAAAATAGTTCAGCGCCTCGGTGTAGTTGCCGTCATCCAGGGCAGCAATCCCTTGATTCATCAGCGCTTCTAGGTCGGCGGGATTCCCTTGAGCTAGGCGATCGCTTAGGGTGTTGTTGTGGACAGAGAGAGGAGCGGCGGTCTGGCTGGCGGGGGCAGAATAGACGGAGATGATACTGGTGGTGAGGGTTAATAGAACAGTGGTGGTCAGCGATTTTAAGGAAACTTGAGATGTCATGGTCTAGGGCCTCCACGATTGTTGGTTCGACATCTCGATATACTCAGCGACCCATTACACCTATACAGGCTTGGGCAAATTTTTTCTGCAATGTGGGCAAACAAAGTAGAGGGCGATCGCTCCTATCTCACTGCGCCTGATTGCCGCTAATCAATCATTACGATTGTTGATGAGAATGGTGCATAGCCCCACGGCCTTCCACTATACATACAACTAGACGCAAGTTTTCAACCCACCCAGAGGAGTGAATCATTCCCCAATTCAATCGCCGCCGTTTTCTGCAAGCCGCCGGAACCACCTACGTCAACC
This genomic interval carries:
- a CDS encoding tetratricopeptide repeat protein, producing MTSQVSLKSLTTTVLLTLTTSIISVYSAPASQTAAPLSVHNNTLSDRLAQGNPADLEALMNQGIAALDDGNYTEALNYFDQAIALNPTHAPAYTGQGLAFYYLN